One Pseudonocardia sediminis DNA window includes the following coding sequences:
- a CDS encoding response regulator transcription factor gives MSAPPVRVLLADDDPLVRTGLRMMLGGAGDIEVVAEVSDGGEVADAVARTAPHVVLMDVRMPVLDGIAATRALTSGAGTSGDAPVPAVVVLTTFDAGETVLAALRAGAAGFLVKHTPPAEIVDAVRRAAAGDPVLSPVVTRRLMTMVAREPGTSSRTAAAVRRFEQLSDRERDVAAAVADGLTNAEIADRLHLSVSSVKAVLSSATTRLDLTNRVQLAILAYEAGRETTGGGA, from the coding sequence GTGAGCGCGCCGCCCGTGCGGGTCCTGCTCGCCGACGACGACCCGCTGGTCCGGACGGGTCTGCGGATGATGCTCGGGGGCGCCGGGGACATCGAGGTGGTCGCCGAGGTCTCCGACGGTGGCGAGGTGGCCGACGCGGTCGCCCGGACCGCGCCGCACGTCGTGCTGATGGACGTCCGCATGCCGGTGCTCGACGGGATCGCCGCCACACGGGCCCTGACCTCGGGTGCGGGGACCTCGGGCGACGCGCCTGTGCCCGCCGTCGTCGTGCTGACCACGTTCGACGCGGGGGAGACGGTGCTCGCGGCGCTCCGCGCCGGTGCGGCCGGGTTCCTCGTCAAGCACACCCCACCGGCCGAGATCGTCGACGCGGTGCGTCGCGCGGCGGCCGGGGACCCGGTGCTCTCGCCCGTCGTCACGCGCCGGTTGATGACCATGGTCGCCCGCGAGCCCGGCACCTCCTCGCGCACGGCGGCGGCGGTACGGCGGTTCGAGCAGCTCAGCGACCGTGAACGCGACGTCGCCGCCGCGGTGGCCGACGGGCTGACCAACGCCGAGATCGCGGACCGCCTGCACCTGTCGGTCTCCAGCGTGAAGGCCGTGCTGTCCTCGGCGACGACGCGTCTGGACCTGACCA